A region of the Bryobacteraceae bacterium genome:
AGCTCGCCGGCGCCATGCTCACCAATGTCGAGCGCCGCGACCCCTACGCCCGCTACCACAGGATGGACCTCGCCGGCGTCAACGCGCTCACGCCCAACTACGACTGGCGCCAAGCCTTCCGCCTCTTCGATCTGCCCGAGACCACGCCCGTCAACGTCATGGAGCCGAAGTTCCTCACGAAGCTGAACGAGCAGATCACCGCCGTGCCGCTGGAAGACTGGAAGATCTGGCTTCGCTGGCGCATTGCCAGCGCCGCCGCCCCGCAGCTTTCCAGACCCTTCCGCGATGAGGCGTTCCGCTTCTCGGGCATGGTGCTTACGGGCGCGAAAGAGCCACCGCCGCGCTGGCGGCAGTGCACGGACATCGTGGACCGCACTCTCGGCGACGCCCTCGGGCGCGAATTCGTCGCGCGGTATTTTCCTCCGCAGGCGAAAAAACGCATGCTCGAAATGGTGGAAAATCTCCGCGCTACGCTCCGCGAGGAGCTGGAAAAGGCGGACTGGCTTCAGCCCGAGACAAAGAAAAACGCCATCGCCAAACTGAACGCATTTTACGCGAAAATCGGCTACCCGGACCGCTGGCGGGACTACACCGGCGTCAGTATCCGCCGCGACCGGTTCTTCGAGAGCGTCCGCTCGGCCGCCGAATTCAACCGCCGCTACCAGATGTCGAAAATCGGCAAACCGATCGACCGCAACGACTGGGGCATGACGCCGCCCACGGTCAACGCCTACTACAACCCCCTCATGAACGAAATCGCCTTTCCCGCGGGCATCCTTCAGCCGCCGCTGTTCGACATGGAGGCCGATGACGCGGTCAATTACGGCGCCATCGGCGCCGTCATCGGCCATGAAATGGGCCACGGCTTCGATGACCAGGGCTCGAAATACGACGCCGATGGCAACCTGCGCGAATGGTGGACGCCCGAGGACCGGAAGAAATTCGAGCAGCGCACCGCCTGCGTCATTGACCAGTTCAACAACCTCGATGTCGGCGAGGGTTTGCGTCATAATGGACGCCTGGTTGTCGGCGAGGCGCTCGGTGACCTTGGCGGCCTCACCCTCGCCTACCGCGCCTATCACCGCTCCCTGAAAGGAAAGGAGGGCCCCGTGCTCGACGGCTTCACCGCCGACCAGCGGTTCTTCCTCGCCTTCGCTCGCACCTGGGCCGTCGTCGACCGGCCGGAAGCCATGCGGCTGCGGCTCAACACGGACCCGCACCCGCTGCCCCGCTTCCGCGCCATCGGCACGTTGCAGAACATGCCCGAATTCCACAAGGCGTTCGGGTGCAAACCGGGGGATCCAATGGTCCGCCCGCCGGAGAAACAATGCCGGCTCTGGTGATCGCTCTTCTGTGCGCCCTCGCGGCGGCGGGGCAGACCATTGAGGTCTCCCTGCCCGCCGCACAGGCCCCCAGGCCCCTCGACGGGCGCCTGCTGGTGCTGTTCTCCACCGACCCCTCCACCGAGCCCCGCTTCCAGATCACGGACGGGCCGAGAACACAGATCGTCTTCGGACAGGACGTCGAGTCCTGGCAGCCGGGTGCCTCCATCCGCTTCCGCCCCGACACGCCCGGCTACCCGCTGGAGCGCATCGAGGACCTCAAGCCGGGACGGTACTTCGTCCAGGCCGTTCTCGACATCTACGACACGTATCACCTGAAGGATGGCCGCGTTCTCAAACTCCCGGTCGACCGCGGGGAAGGCCGCCAGTGGAACCGCGCGCCCGGCAACCTCTATTCAAAGCCCCGCCAGATCCAGCTCGACCGCAATGCCCGCATCGCCATCGCGCTCGACCAGTCGATGCCGCCCATCGATCCTCCAAAAGACACGAAATACATTCGGCACGTCCGCATCCAGAGCCGCCTGCTCAGCGAGTTCTGGGGCCGGCCCGTTGATCTCGGGGCGCACGTCCTGCTCCCCCACGGCTTCGATGAGCACCCCGAGGCCCGCTACCCGCTGATGGTCTTCCACGGCCACTTCCCCCACGACATCAGCGGCTTCCGCACCGAGCCCCCCGATCCGGACCTGAAGCCCGACTACAGCGAGCGCTTCCGCCTCCACGGCTACAACCGGATTCAGCAGCGGGAGGCCTGGGAGTTTTATCAGAAATGGATTTCGCCCGGATTCCCGCGCTTTCTCGTCGTGGAAATCCAGCATGCCAATCCCTACTATGACGACTCCTACGCCGTCAATTCCGCCAATCTCGGCCCCTATGGCGATGCCATCATGCGCGAGCTGATTCCGGAAATCGAGCGGCGTTTCCGCGGCATCGGCCAGGGCTGGGCCCGCTTCACTTACGGCGGCTCCACAGGCGGCTGGGAGGCCCTCGCCGCGCAGGTCTTCTATCCCGACGACTTCAACGGCGCCTTCGCCGCCTGCCCGGACCCCATTGACTTCCGGGCCTACACCCTCGTCAACATTTACGAGGACCGCAATGCCTACTTCACCGAAGGCCCGCACCTCCGTGTTCCCCGGCCCGGCAAGCGCAACTGGCTGGGCGAGGTCTCCATCACGCTCGAGCAGATGAACCGCATGGAGCTCGCCCTCGGAACGAAATCCCGGAGCGGCCAGCAGTTCGACATCTGGGAGGCCGTCTACTCGCCGCCCGGCCCGGACGGATATCCGGCCAGGATCTTCGATAAAATTACCGGGGAAATCAACCGCAAGGTCGCCGAATACTGGCGGGAAAACTACGACCTGCGCTACATTCTCGAACGGGACTGGCCGAAAATCGGTCACCGCCTGCGCGGAAAAATCCACATTTACGTCGGGGACATGGACAACTATTATTTGAACAACGCCGTGTACCTGATGGAAGAGTTCCTGAAGAAGGCGCAGAACCCGCCCGCCGATGCCACCGTCGCCTACGGCGACCGCTTTGAACACTGCTGGAACGGCGATCCGAACCTGCCCAACGCGATCAGCCGCCTCCGCTACAACACCATGTATCTGCCCCGGATTCTCGAGCGGATCGAAAAGAACCACCCGCCCGGCGCGGATCTGAAGAGCTGGCGATACTGACCGGCCCGGCGGCTACAGCCGCCCCTCGCGCCGGGCGGCTTCGCACTCGGGACACGGGCAGATGCGCCGCAGGTATTCGTAGCTGTAGATTCCCGCATTGTGGCCGTCGTTCCAGTCCACCCTGAAGGCATACGCGCCCACTTCCTCGATGCGCTCCATCTTCAGTTTCGGGCGGTACATCGGAAACGGGCTTTGCGCAGGCTTCGAATAGCTGGACGGCTGCGGCTCGGTACCATGCGCGCCGGTGCAGGTGGCGCAGGGGCAGTGGTCGCGAAGGTATTCGCAGCTGTAGTGACTCTGGTGCCCGTCGGCCCAGTCGATCGTCACGCCACGGGACTTCGACACGGCAATGTGCCGGGGATCGGTACAGAGAGTCATGTCCATTCGCGCAAGGCTTCCTAGTGGATTCGTTCGATGTCGCGCACGCCCGGCACCCGCCGCATGGCCTGGACCAGCCGTTCCAGTTGTTTCTTGTCACGAACTTCGATGGTCATCTCCACCACGGCCGAATCGAAGTTCCGGTCGTCGGCGTGCGCCTCCACGCTGCGGATGTTGACGTTGTCGTCGAACAGGATCTGCGTCAGATTGTTCAGCATCCCGGCGCGGTCGTCGGTGCGCACCACGAGCCGCACATGGAAACTCGTGTTCGCCGTTCGCGCCCACTCGACCTCGATCCGCCGTTCCGCCTCATACATCAGGTTCTGGACATTCGGGCAGTTCTTCGAGTGAACGGCCACGCCCTTGCCGCGCGTGATGTAGCCGACGATTGGCTCGCCCTTGATCGGATTGCAGCATTTGGCCCGGTAGGTGAGCAGGTCGTTGACTCCCTTCACCTGGATGACGTAGTCGCCCTCCTCGCCCGGCCGGACCCGCGTCGGCGCCGTCTCCGGCGGCGGAGCAGTCTGTTCCTCCTGCGCTGCCTCGGGCGCCAGTTTGCCCAGCACCTGCCGCGCCGAGAATTTCCCCCAGCCCAGAGCCGCATGCAGGTCCTCGATCTTCGCGCACCCGTACTCGGACGCCACGGCCTCCATCTGCTGGCGGCTGATCCGGCTGAGCGTCACCCCGAGCCGCCGCGCCTCCCTCTCCAGCAGCCGCTGGCCAAGCTCGATCGCCTTCTCGCGCTCGGTCGCGTTGATCACATGGCGGATCTTGTTCCGCGCGCGCGCCGTCTTGACAAACGACAGCCAGTCCCGGCTGGGCCGGCTGCCGGCCTGCGTGATGATCTCCACCACGTCCCCGTTGCGCAGCGGATGCTTTAGCGGCACCATCCGGCCGTTGACACGAGCCCCCACGCAGGTGTGGCCCACGTCGGTGTGGATCGCATAGGCGAAATCGACCGGCGTCGCATCGCGCGGCAGCACGACGATCTTGCCCTTCGGCGTGAAGCAGTACACCTCCTCGGGGTACAGGTCCACCTTGAGGTTCGACATGAAGTCCGAAGGGTCGCGCATCTCGCGCTGCCATTCCACGAGCTGCCGCAGCCACGCGATGCGCTGGTCGTCCTCGCCCGGGCCTTTCTTGCCTTCCTTGTATTTCCAGTGGGCGGCAATGCCTTCCTCGGCCAGCCGGTGCATCTGTTCCGTGCGGATCTGCACCTCGAACGGCACCCCGCCTGGCCCCATCACCGAAGTGTGCAGGGACTGGTAGAGGTTCGGCCGCGGGATGGCGATGAAGTCCTTGATGCGGCCGGGGATCGGATGCCATTCCTGGTGAATGATGCCCAGCGCCGCATAACAGTTCTTCACCGAGTCCGTGATGATCCGCACACCCAGCAGGTCGTATACCTGCTCGATGGTGATCTTCTGGCGGCGCAGCTTCTGGTAGACCGACCATGGCCGCTTGATGCGCGCCTCCACGCGGGCCGGAATGCCCTCCTCGGCCAGCCGCTTCTGAATGTGGCTGCGGATCTCTTCCAGATCCAGATGACTGCTGCGCCGCCGCTCTTCAATCGCCTCGGTGACTTCCCGCCAGGTGTCCGCGTCCAGGTACCGGAAGCCCAGGTCTTCCAGCTCCGCGCGCAGTTTGCCCATGCCGAGCCGGTGCGCGATGGGCGCGTACAGCTCCAGCGTTTCAGCGGCGATCCGCTCCTGCCGCTCGCGCGGCAGCGAATCGAGCGTCCTCAGATTGTGGAGCCGGTCGGCCAGCTTCACGATGATGACGCGGATGTCTTCCACCATCGCGAGCAGCATCTTGCGGACGCTCTCAGCCTGCCGCTCCTCGCGATTGTGCATCTCGATCTTGCTGAGCTTGGTGACGCCGTTGACGCACCGCGCCACTTCTTCGCCGAACTGTCTGCGGATCTCGTCGAGGGTCGCGGTCGTGTCCTCGAGCGTGTCGTGCAGCAGCGCCGTGACCAGGCAGACCTGGTCCATCTGCATCTCGGCCAGGATCTCCGCCACAGCCAGCGGATGAGCCATGTAGGGCTCCCCCGAGGCGCGCTTCTGGCCGGCATGGCGCTGTGCCGCAAACTCAAAGGCCCGCCGCAGCAGCGCCAGGTCTTCGTGCGGACGCAGCTCTTTCAGTTTTCCTTCGAGCTTTTCAAAAGCGGCGACGATTTCCGGCACGATCGCCGCAGCTGCCTCCCCGGTGGCTGGTGGCTCACTCACTGTCGCCGGTGGGGCTGGTCGTTTCGTCACGGTACGGCGCCGCCAATAGACGGAAGGCGAGGGATGGCTCCCTCGCCTTCATTGTATCGGATTCCTTCCGCTGGCCCCTGTGCGGGCGAGCGGCCTCTACTGCTCGCTGACGATCCCGCCCGTCTTCTTTGAGGCGCGTTCCGCCTTGATCTTGCGGGTCTCCAGCGTCTTGTTGATCCACTGGTCGGCTTCTTCGATGTCCTTCTTGTAAGCAGCCACGTCCTCCTGAAGGTCAGCCCGCTCGCGGTAGAGCAGGTTCAGGTACGCCATGGCGTCGTCGTATTCGGGATCGATCTCGAGCGCCTTGCGGAGGTTATTGATGCCGTCCTGGATCATGTCCCAATACTGCTGGCGCAGTTCTTCCCGGATCTTCTTGTCCTTGAAGGGGCCAGGATCGTTGGGCTGCATCTTCAGCTTGGCCCGCGCTTCCATCCATTTCGGATAGAACTTCGCCCAGGTGATCACCCCCAGCGAATAGTAGGCTTCTTTCTCTTTCGGATCCACCTCGATCAGCCGCCGGTACCATTCGGCCGCCTTGTCAAGCCGCGCCAGCTTCTCTTCCATGGTGGGCGCGCCGCTGGACATCTGGTAGGCAAGCGAGGCCAGGGACTTGATGGCCGTGGTGTTCTTCGGATCTTCCTGCAGAACTTCGTTGAAGTACTTGATGGCGTTTTCGGCGAAGGCCTTGTTCTCGGGAGATTCGGCGCCCGGAATGTACTGGCTCATGTAGGCTGTGGCCAGGTACAGCTTCGCTGTCGGATAGGTGGGATCGAGTTCGATCGCCCGTTTGAAGAACTCCACGGCGTCAGCGTACTTGGCGCTCTTGAACGCGGCGACGCCCTTGTTCAGATTGTCGCGCGCCTCCAGCTTCTTGCAGCCTGCGGAAGCCCCGGCCAGCACCAGCACCGCGGCAGCAGTGAGCGTGATGAGGGTGTTGCGTTTCATCCAGGGGTACCTCCGGTTTACTCGCCCGCCTCGACCTTGGCCGTCATCAGCCCGACCTTGTCCATCTGGGCGCCCTTGGCGATGTCAATCGCCTTGGCCACGTACTGGAACTCGAGGTCAGGATCCGCTTTCACGAAGACGATCCGCTCAGCCCGCGTCTTGAACACTTCCATCAGACGCTCCTGCAAACGATCCTCGCTGATCGGCTCCGTGTTGAGCATCATCGAACGATCCTTGTTGATGATGATGACCACGGTGCGGTCGACTTCAGGCGGCGGCGCGTTGGGCGGGGGCGGCTGCGGAATCAGCGCCTCAAGCCCCTTGGGCGTCAGCGGCGTAATCACCATAAAGATGATGAGCAGCACGAGCAGGACGTCGATCAGCGGCGTCATGTTGATGTCGGCCTTCGGGCCCTTGCCCGAGCCGCCAACTGCCATTCCCATAGCAAATCTCCTTTTGTTCTCCACCTGGGGCTTCTAAGGAGCCCCGCTGCCGGCTTCCGGCAACCGGAGGGCCGGGTTGACACAATCCTGTTTTTATTGGGATGGGGTCGCGGCGCCAGCCGCAGCCGCAGCTTCCATCCTGGCCTTGGCCTTTGCGTCAAGCTCAGTCAGCAGGCCAATGCTGTCCACGCCAGCGGCGCGCAGGTTGTCCACCACTTCTACCACGCGCTCGTAGCGGGCCCGGGCGTCGGACTTGATGTAGCAGGTCTTGTCCAGCCGGTTCGCCAGCAGATCCTTGACTTTCGGCGCGAGGTCGGCCGGGTTGATCTGTTTCGAACCCAGGAACACTTTGCCATCGCGCGTGATGGCAACCACGACCGCATCTTCCTTGTCGGCGTCGTTCATGGGGATCGGATTCATTGTCTTCGCCAGGTCGACGCTCACGCCCTTCGAAAGCATCGGCGTGACCACCATGAAGATGATGAGCAGCACCAGCATCACGTCCACCATCGGGGTCACGTTGATATCCGATATCGCCTGGATCGCTGGTTTCTTTCTTGCCATTTCCTGGCCTCCTTGGCAATCGCGATCAGATCCGGCCCCCGCCTCCCGGAAGGCGCCGCAGGCGCCTTCCGGGCACAGGAGATTCAACTCGCCGGGTCTACCTGCGGCCAGCCTGTGCCGGCGCGCAGACTTACTTCACTGCTCCTGCGCGGATGCGCTTGATGAAGTAGTCGATCAGCTCGGAACTCGAGTTCGACATCTCCACATCAAACGCCTTGAGCCGCTCGTTGAAGTAGTTGAACATCCACACCGCGGGGATTGCGACGAACAGACCGATGGCCGTCGCCACAAGAGCCTCCGAAATGCCGCCCGCGACCGCGCCGAGACCGGTCGACTTTTCCGTCGAAATGCCCTTGAACGCGTTGATGATGCCCACCACCGTGCCGAACAGACCGACGAACGGGGCGCTCGATCCGATCGTCGCCAGACCACTGACGCCGCGGTCCAGTTCCGAACGGACGATGGCCTGGGCGCGTTCGAGGGCCCGGTTGGAGGCCTCGATGATGTCGCCCGGAATCTCGCTGCTCACTTCGTGGGCGCGAAACTCCTGGAGGCCCGCCACAACCACCTTCGCCAGGTGCGACTTCTTGTAGCGGTCGGCAATCTTGATCGCCTCGTCGAGCTTGCCTTCACGCAGCGCCCCCGCCACCGCCGGAGCAAACAGCCGCGACTGCTTGCGGGCCGCATTATACACGATCAGGCGGTCAATCATCACGCCAATCGACCAGGCCGACATGATGAACAGGATGATGACGACCGCTTTCGCCATCCATCCCATCTGGTTCCACATCGACCGGAGGTCGAATCCCACGGCGCCAGCTTCCTGCAACAACAGGAACGACCAGACTTGCAATTGAAGAAGCATCTTCTTTCTCTCCTGCGAGTTGAATTGAGATAAACGAACTGTGAACTGTCAAAGACCGCCGCCAACCGCCCTACTGGCTGAGGGTGAAGTTGACGTCGATCTGGGTGACCACCTCGACCGGCTCGCCGTTGAGCAGCGTCGGCTTGTACCGCCACTGCTTCACGGCTTCGGTCGCCGCCTGCACCAGCAGCGGATGGCCGGAGACCACTGTCAGGTTCTGAATGCTGCCGTCGCGGCCGATGATGGCGGTAAAACGAACCGTCCCCTGAATGCGCGCCTGCTTGGCAAGCGGCGGGTAAATCGGCTTGGGCGCGTAAACCAGCATCGCCTGCTGCACGTTGCCGCCTACGGTAATGCGACGCGGCGCCTGGGGCTTCACTTCCTGCTTGACCGGAGGCGGAGGCGGCGGAGCTGCCGTGGGCACGCTGCTGATGATGCCGCCAATGACACCGCCGGGGCTGCCGCCGGGCACGCCGCCGGGCACGCCGCCGACAACGCCCACACTCGCGGCGGGAGGAAGCTCGTCCTCCTTAATGATGGCGATCTCTTTCGGGATCTGCTTCGGCGCCAGCAGCCGGGAGCCGTCGAACTGGCGCGGAATCACCTTCTGCACCCGCACCATCTGCGTCGCCGGCGGAGGCGGCGGAGGCGGCGGAGGCGGCGGAGGCGGCGCCACCAGCATCGACTGCAACGCCGTCTGCGGCAGCATCTCCGGATTCAGCAGCGGAATGATAATCGCCACCACCACAAGCAGAACCTGAAGGATGGTGGAGAGGATTACCGTCCAGCTCTTGTTGGTCTTGGCGCGACCTTCCACGAGGGACTGTTCAAACATATGACCTCCCTGTTCTTTCGGTCCGGGCTGCCGCCATGGCACGGGCCGAGACCGTTTACAACCCTATGGACACCATCTGGAGCGGCAGGTTCCCATTTCTGCCCCGCTCCGCAAATCTTCTTTCGCGCCGGCCTGCCACGGAAGCTACCCTTATCACTTCGCGGCCGCCGGCGCCGCCGCCCGCCGCTTCTTCTGGAACCGGTCATGCCAAAAGACGAGAATCGGGCTGGCAATGAAAATCGAGGAATACGTGCCCACGATCACACCCACGACCAGAGCGAATGCAAACCCGTTCAGAACCGGCCCGCCGAACAGCCACAGAGCCAGAGCCGAGATCAGCGTAAGCCCCGAGGTGAGCACCGTCCGGCTGAGCGTCTGATTAATGCTATCGTTGACGATCGCCGGGGTCAACTCCCTTCGCGACAGCTTCAGCACCTCGCGAATCCGGTCGAAGACGACGATCGTGTCGTTCATCGAATAGCCGACCAGCGTGAGCAGCGCCGCCACCACGTTCAGGCTGATCTCCTTGTCGGTCAGGCTGAAGAACCCCAGCGTGATGATCACGTCGTGGAAGACGGCCAGCACCGCCGCCAGGCCGTAAACGAATTCAAACCGCAACGCCAGGTACACCAGCATCCCGCCCAGCGCATACAGCACTGCCAGCACCGCCTTGTTGCGCATCTCGGCGCCGATCTTCGGGCCGATGACCTCGGCGCTGCGGATGGTGAACGGCGCCAGATAGCACTGCTGGCGGATCACCTCGATCATCTGCGGCGTCACGCCCTCCACCTCGCGGAGCTGATCAAAGCTGGCGAGCAAGCCCGAGCGCGGAGGCGAATTCCTGAACTCGAGGATGCGTTGCGCGAGCGCCAGCAACTGCTCGTCGTTCATCGGGATCGCCGCCCGCTGAAACGGCTCGCGGAGGCGCTCGGCCAGCGCCTGCGCGTTGGCATTGTTCAGATCCAGGCGGTCGGTCTTCTCGCCGAAGGTCTGCGTAAGCGTCTCGACCACCGCCTGCCGCTCCTGCTGGAGCGCCTTGTCTTCCTTGAGCGGGATGCCGATGATGACCTCGTTTTCGCCGGTGACCTCCTGCACGGAGACCTCGCCCGGGATGCGGGCGCTGACGGCGGCGCGGATGCGGTCAATCGGCGGCTTCGAGGCAAAGCGGACATTGATGTTGGCGCCGCCGGTGAAGTCGATGCCGTACTTCAGCCCGCCCTTGGCCGCCCAACTGCCCACGCCGATGGCGATCAACAGCAGCGAGAGTCCGATGAAGTACTTCTGCTTGCCGAGGAAGTCGATGTTGGTGTTCTTGAATAGCTCCATGTAGCTTCCCGTACAGAAAGCGCGCCGCCCGGGCGGCGCGCCGCAGTCAGATTCCGATGCTCAGCCTGGGGTTGAACCCCTGCCGCGCCAGCGCAAACTGGAACATGGCGCGGGAGACAAACACCGAGGTAAACACATTGGCCAGCAGGCCGATGACCAGCGTCACGGCGAAACCGCGGATGGCCGGCGTGCCGAACATGAACAGGAACGCGCAGCTCACCACCGTGGCCACGTGCGTGTCGATGATCGTCAGGAACGCCTTGCTGAAGCCGGCGTCCACGGCCGCCATCGTGGCCTTGCCGGCGCGCAGCTCCTCGCGGATGCGCTCGAAGATGAGGACGTTGGAGTCCACCGCCATGCCGATCAGCAGGATGATGCCGGCGATGCCCGGCAGCGTCAGCACCGCCTCCAGATAGGCGAGGCAGCCGATGAGGATCACGCCGTTCAGGATCAGCGCCACGACGGCGTTCACGCCGGCGCCGGCATAGTAGATGAGCATGAAGATCACGACGAAGACCAGGCCGATGAGGCCCGCCACCAGCCCCTTCCGGATCGAGTCCGCGCCGAGCGAGGGGCCGACGGTCTGTTCCTGGAGATAGACGATGCCGGCCGGAAGGCTGCCGGCGCGCAGCACCAGCGCGAGATCGCTGGCGTCCTGGTGCGAGGCCGCGCCGGTGATGCGGCCCTGGTCCTCGATGCGGCTCTGGATGACCGGCGCGCTGCGGATCTGATTGTCCAGCGCGATGGCCAGCCGGTTGCCGATGTTGGCCTCGGTGAAGCGGGCGAAGCGGCCCTTGGCTTCCTGCGACAGCACGAAGGCCGTCTCCCACTTGCCAAATTCGTCCTGGGCGGGGCGTGCGTCGCGCAGGTCGCGGCCGGTGATCACCGGCGTGCGCGCCACCACGTACCAGCCCTCGCCGGCCGGGTCGCCGGGCCGGGGCGCGCTCCGCATCAGCTTGGTGTTGAGCGGCAGCACGCCGCCGTACTTGGCCAGCGCGTCCTCCTGGCGCGGGAACGGGCCGTCCTTCACCTCGTAGAGCTCGAGCAGGGCTGCCGTCTGGAGGATGTTCTTCACGCGCGCCGGATCGTCGAGGCCGGGCAGCGAGATCAGGATCTCGGCCTCCGAGCCGGCGCCGCCGCGGCGCTGCACGCTGGCCTCGGCCAGCCCCAGCCCGTTGATGCGGCTTTCGATGGTTGTGATCGCCCGCTTCACCGTGTCTTCCTTGAGCGCCAGCGCTTCGGTGGGCTTCATCGTCAGCCGGTAGTCAGTGGAGCTGAGCGGCGTCAGCACCCAGCTCGGCAGCAGCTCGGCGACGATGTTGCGGAACAGTTGCGACTTTTCGGCCGGGATGCCGCGGACCTCGATGGCAATCTTGTCGGCGTCGGCCAGCGTCTGCGGATCATTGTGGGCGATGGACTGGTAGGGGATCGACTGTTTGGTCAGCTCTTCCTTCAGCCGCTCGATCTGCGTGTTGGCTTCCACCTTGAAGGCGTCCTGCAACTGCACCTGGACCACCAGCATCGAGCCGCCGCGCAGGTCGAGCCCGAGGCGGATGTTCTTCCTCCAGTTGGCGATGAGCTCCTCTTTGGAGCGGGGCAGTCCGAAGACCCCGTAGAGGCAGGCCAGCGTGATGGCCACAATCAGAGCCGCTTTCCATTTCAGGCTTTTCATGGGATGTCGGTTCTCGCTCTCGTCAGGCTAGGCTTTCTTCTCCGCACCGAGCTTGCTGGCCACGGCGCCGCGCGCGAAGGTCAGCTTCACGTTGTCGGGCTTGACCCGAAGGACAATCGTGTCGTCGCCCTGGAGGGCCACGATGGTGCCGACGATGCCTCCGTTGGTGAGCACCTCGTCGCCGGGCTGGAGCTCGGCGAGCATCTTCTGCTGCTGCTTTTTCTGCCGCTGCATGGGCAGGAACAGCAGGAAGTAAAAGATGGCGAAGATGAGGAGGATCGGCAGGAATTGCAGCAGCGGGCTGGGCGCCTGCGGCGACTGCTGGAAAAGAAGGAATGTCATGGCGGTCCGTTCAATGCCGGGGATCGAACGTGGACGCCGTCCGCGGCGAGCCAACGCCGCTGTCCCCGTCGGCCCGGTCCGTTGCGGACGCCTGGCCGGAAGAACGCACGGCGCTCAGGTACGCGGGAAACGTCCCAAGTAAGATAGCGTCTCGCATGCGACGGGCAATGTCAAGGTAATGGGTCAGGTTGTGGATGGTCGCCAGGGTGCTGAACAGCATCTCGCCGGCCTGGAACAGGTGCCGCAGATAGGCGCGGGAGAAGGTGCGGCAGGTGTAGCAGCGGCAGGCGGGATCGAGCGGGCGCGGGTCGTCGCGGTACTGCGCCTGCTTGATGATGACGCGGCCTTCGCTGGTGAACAGGCACCCGTTGCGCGCATTGCGCGTGGGCATGACGCAATCCATCATGTCGATGCCGCGCGCGACGTACTCGGGCAGCTCCTCGGGCAGTCCGACGCCCATGACGTAGCGCGGGCGGTCGGCCGGCAGCAGCGGCGCGGTGGCCTCCACCATTTCAAGGCTGAGGGCACGCGGCTCGCCCACGCTGAGGCCGCCAATGGCGTAGCCGTCGGCGCCCAGCGGGACGAGCTCTTCGGCGCAGCGCCGCCGCAGGTCGGCATACATCGAGCCCTGCACGATCGGAAACAGCGCCTGCGGCC
Encoded here:
- the tgt-2 gene encoding queuine tRNA-ribosyltransferase; amino-acid sequence: MPTIRFEIQAVCPVTGARAGLLHTAHGTVETPVFMPVGTQAAVKGLTPRHLIEELDAKIILANTYHLFLRPGHEVIRKLGGLHAFMQWPRAILTDSGGFQVWSLSQLRKVREEGVLFRSHLNGDAHLFTPESVVDVQLALGSDILMMLDECTPYPASHAEAKASMELTLRWARRGWAHYLRRMEETPRPQALFPIVQGSMYADLRRRCAEELVPLGADGYAIGGLSVGEPRALSLEMVEATAPLLPADRPRYVMGVGLPEELPEYVARGIDMMDCVMPTRNARNGCLFTSEGRVIIKQAQYRDDPRPLDPACRCYTCRTFSRAYLRHLFQAGEMLFSTLATIHNLTHYLDIARRMRDAILLGTFPAYLSAVRSSGQASATDRADGDSGVGSPRTASTFDPRH